Proteins from a genomic interval of Maylandia zebra isolate NMK-2024a linkage group LG15, Mzebra_GT3a, whole genome shotgun sequence:
- the dtl gene encoding denticleless protein homolog — protein sequence MLFRSVVDRGVGRRRQNALPADPRSRYPLSSLLEGYRCVRHDEHISYGNLGDSVPPFGLAFSSARDLQNILAAANEEGIVRLYNTESREYPLLKAWLAHENAVFDIAWMPGEPQLVTAAGDQMARLWDVKSGELLGSFKGHLCSLKSVAFAPEEKAVFSTGARDGNIMIWDMRCSKKDGFYRQVNQISGAHNKAETNPPSKTKKRRGGMRGMAPSVDSQQSVTVVLFRDQHTLISSGAVDGVIKMWDLRKNYTAHRHDPVPLQTFPYPGSCTRTRLGYSGLALDSARANVMCNCTDDSIYMFSVCGIKTTPVAVFSGHQNSSFYVKSSVSPDDQFLASGSSDNHTYIWKISNPELPPMTLQGHSEEVTSVAWCPTDFTKIASCSDDHTVRIWRLHRENDEVQSSLGEANLVGHARPKILPRPSIPAETTPAKPQRRVSLGGIASPQPAACAPSGAALPLSSSTTTPNRSQDSKTAAVRHRTPPTIKQWLSPSSRTSEQAGSPAHRVLSQSPQSSVSSTPPTERRAKRRLETGDGSSSNCEGTEQCDCVTELSPAAKRSRTLSGVCCPAQESPAQTGCHTEDNNAASSRQTDKENCSPRGVNWLSVMSQKLRKGQRSPGSPKGPRSPSAAKKQESKTPASPNVCTPPAMKKISMYFTKRPLD from the exons ATGCTTTTCCGCTCAGTGGTGGACAGAGGAGTGGGCAGACGGAGGCAGAATG CTCTCCCTGCAGATCCCCGGTCCAGGTACCCTCTGAGTTCCCTGCTTGAAGGCTACCGATGCGTCCGACATGATGAACATATCTCCTATGGGAACCTTGGCGACTCTGTGCCACCGTTTGGATTAGCTTTCTCCTCTG CCAGGGACCTGCAGAACATCCTCGCAGCAGCTAATGAAGAAGGCATTGTTAGGCTCTACAACACAGAGAGCCGTGAATATCCACTTCTTAAAG CATGGCTGGCTCATGAGAATGCTGTCTTTGATATCGCCTGGATGCCAGGGGAGCCTCAGTTA GTAACTGCTGCGGGTGACCAGATGGCCAGGCTCTGGGATGTGAAGTCTGGAGAGTTGTTAGGCAGCTTCAAGGGCCACCTCTGCAGTCTTAAGTCTGTTGCATTCGCACCAGAGGAGAAAG CTGTGTTTTCTACTGGAGCCAGAGATGGAAATATTATGATCTGGGACATGAGGTGCAGCAAAAAAG ATGGTTTCTACAGACAGGTGAACCAGATCAGCGGAGCTCACAACAAAGCAGAGACCAACCCTCCCTCTAAAACGAAGAAGAGACGGGGCGGCATGCGCGGCATGGCTCCGAGCGTG GACTCCCAGCAGAGCGTTACAGTGGTTTTGTTCAGGGATCAGCACACCCTCATCTCTTCGGGAGCTGTTGACGG AGTAATCAAGATGTGGGATTTGAGGAAGAACTACACTGCACACCGTCATGATCCTGTACCCCTGCAGACATTTCCGTATCCAGGTTCTTGCACTCGGACGCGACTGG GATATTCCGGACTCGCTCTGGACTCCGCGAGAGCCAACGTGATGTGTAACTGCACAGACGACAGCATCTATATGTTCAGTGTCTGCGGAATAAAAACGACACCAG TGGCAGTTTTCAGCGGTCACCAGAACTCCTCGTTTTATGTAAAGTCCAGCGTTAGCCCAGATGACCAGTTTTTGGCCAGCGGCTCGAGTGACAACCACACGTACATTTGGAAG aTCTCCAATCCTGAACTTCCTCCCATGACGCTTCAAGGTCATAGTGAGGAAGTGACGTCTGTTGCATGGTGTCCGACAGATTTCACTAAG ATTGCTTCCTGTTCCGATGACCACACCGTGCGCATCTGGCGACTTCACCGAGAAAATGATGAAGTACAGTCCTCATTAGGAGAGGCTAACCTAGTAGGCCATGCACGTCCTAAGATTCTCCCAA GGCCTTCCATTCCAGCTGAGACAACCCCTGCCAAGCCCCAGAGGAGAGTGAGCCTTGGTGGCATAGCCTCACCTCAGCCTGCAGCCTGTGCTCCCAGTGGAGCCGCCCTGCCCCTTTCTTCCAGCACCACTACACCCAACCGCTCACAGGACTCTAAAACTGCAGCTGTTCGCCACAGAACTCCGCCCACTATCAAACAGTGGTTGTCCCCAAGCAGCAGAACTTCCGAACAGGCTGGCTCTCCGGCCCATCGGGTGCTGAGCCAGTCTCCCCAGAGCTCTGTAAGCAGCACCCCCCCCACAGAACGACGGGCCAAACGCAGGCTGGAAACCGGTGACGGCTCGTCTTCGAACTGTGAGGGCACTGAGCAGTGCGACTGCGTTACTGAACTCTCTCCTGCAGCCAAGAGGAGCCGGACCCTCTCTGGTGTTTGCTGCCCAGCTCAGGAGAGCCCAGCACAAACAGGCTGCCACACAGAGGACAACAATGCGGCTTCATCCAGACAGACCGACAAGGAGAACTGCTCTCCCAGAGGAGTGAACTGGCTGTCAGTGATGAGCCAGAAGCTGAGGAAAGGTCAAAGAAGCCCTGGAAGTCCCAAAGGTCCCAGAAGTCCCAGTGCTGCTAAGAAACAAGAAAGCAAGACACCAGCATCACCA AATGTGTGCACCCCTCCAGCCATGAAGAAAATCTCCATGTATTTCACAAAAAGGCCTCTGGATTGA